In the genome of Maribacter forsetii DSM 18668, the window ATTAATTTCAAAAGATTCTGGATTAAGACACAGTGGAGATGACAGACAAGGTGATGTAGGTGGTGATGATGGCCTTGATAATGAAATAATAAGCGTCGACTTGTCTAGAGTAGACCAACAAGTAGAAAAAATATTTTTCTTTTTAAACATTTATTTAAACAAAGGACAGAATTTTGATTTTTCTAATATACCATTTGCCAAAATTAGAATGTATGAGGGAACTCCCTCCAAAGTTGTCTCTGTTCATTCTAGCTATGACATAGTTACAGACACAAGTTATAAAGGCAAAGGTGCTTTAATTATGGGGAAGCTATATAGAAGAAATGGAGAATGGAAATTTGATGCTATCGGAGAACCAACGGAAGACAAGATGTTTTTACATACAATTCAGAAAATTTTAAAAAATCACGCAAAATGAGAAGACTACCAGTATATTTATTATTAGATACTTCTGGCTCCATGATGGGAGAACCTATTGAGGCTGTAAAAAATGGAGTACAAATGATGGTGAGTTCTTTAAGGCAAAACCCACAAGCCATAGAGACAGCATTTCTTAGCATAATTACTTTTGACAGCAGTGCTAAACAGCTAGTTCCGCTAACTGATTTATCATCATTTCAAATACCAGATATTCAAGCTACAGGAACAACTGCCTTAGGTGGTGCTTTAGAACTTGTAAGTACTTGTATCGATAATGAAGTCGCCTCTACAACCACAGAAAGTAAAGGTGATTGGAAACCTTTGGTATTTATCATGACCGATGGTATCCCTACTGATGATATTGGAAAAGGGCTAAGCGATATTAAAAATAGAAGAACTGCCTATATCGTTGCATGTGCAGCAGGTAGTGGTGCAGATACTACATTGTTGAAAAAAATAACTGATAATGTAGTTAGCTTAGATACTGCGGACAGCCAAAGTATTGCTCAATTTTTTGCGTGGGTAACCGCCTCTATAGGTGTTACATCTACAAAAGTTGAGGAAACAGGAAAAGATGCTACTAGTATAAATGAATTACCACCACCACCGTCAGAATTAAATATTATAGTTTAAATCATTAAATAAAAAGTATGAAAACCTTAGAAGAGTTAAAAAAAGAAATATTAGCCGATGGTATTATCGACGCTAGTGAAGTAAAAGAAATTCAAGAAGTTATTTATGCCGATGGTAAAATAGACCAAGAGGAGGCTGACTTTCTTTTCGATTTAAATGATGCTGTTTCAGGTAAAGAAAACCATAGTTCATGGAAAGATCTTTTTGTTAAAGCTATCTCTAGTTTTGTATTAGATGATGATGATTCGAATGGCGAAATCGATGAAGACGAAGCAAAATATTTAGTAAGTCAAATTCAAGGAGATGGTCAAATAGATAGCACCGAAATGGTTCTGTTGAAACATTTAAAAGACACTTTAGGTAATTTACCACAATCTTTAGAAAACTTAATAAAGTAAACCCGATGAGAAGACTTCCCGTATATTTTTTGTTAGATACATCCGGATCAATGGTTGGCGAACCAATTGAAGCTTTGAATAATGCTTTAACAGGTATGATCAACACTTTACGTTCGGACGCACAAGCATCTGAAACATTATGGATAAGTATTATAACTTTTGACAGGGAGGTCAAAGAATTAATGCCATTAACTGATTTACAATCTTTTCAATTACCTGAAATTACATGTCCAAAAAGTGGTCCTACTTTTA includes:
- a CDS encoding vWA domain-containing protein, which codes for MRRLPVYLLLDTSGSMMGEPIEAVKNGVQMMVSSLRQNPQAIETAFLSIITFDSSAKQLVPLTDLSSFQIPDIQATGTTALGGALELVSTCIDNEVASTTTESKGDWKPLVFIMTDGIPTDDIGKGLSDIKNRRTAYIVACAAGSGADTTLLKKITDNVVSLDTADSQSIAQFFAWVTASIGVTSTKVEETGKDATSINELPPPPSELNIIV
- a CDS encoding TerD family protein — translated: MAINLTKGQKIDLRKSSGEQLTNFCVGVNWGAIETVKKGLFGSKKIVEDVDLDLSCIMTNANGELIDWIYSPEYNQFLQQQNLPLGKLISKDSGLRHSGDDRQGDVGGDDGLDNEIISVDLSRVDQQVEKIFFFLNIYLNKGQNFDFSNIPFAKIRMYEGTPSKVVSVHSSYDIVTDTSYKGKGALIMGKLYRRNGEWKFDAIGEPTEDKMFLHTIQKILKNHAK